CCAAATACCGTACGGTCAATAAATTTATCTGTATAAATACTTAATGCGCCACCAGCTTGTTCAAATCCAGCCCAGAAGAAGATAACAATCGCTGTTAAAATGAAAATAACCGCAGTTCTGTTTTTCTCAACTTTTGTTAGTTTTTGTTTTTCTACTACTCCTGTACTTGAAACTTGTGGTTTTCCCACCGGTTTTTTACCAATATCACCCAAGAAGCGATTTCCTAAAGCGTTAAATAAGATTTGTCCAATAACCATACCGATTGCAGAAGCAAGGAATCCGTATTTATATCCGTATTCAATAATGCCATTTGCTGACACTGCAAACCATTTATCAGTAATAGCACCGATAATTAATGGTGCGAAAAATGCGCCTGTGTTGATTCCCATGTAGAAAATTGTAAACGCAGCATCGCGACGTTTGTCTTTTGGACCATAAAGCTCCCCAACAATTGTAGAAATGTTTGGTTTAAAGAAACCATTACCAATAATGAGTAAACCTAAGCCAATATATACGGCAGTAAAGCTTTGATGTGCAAATAGAACAAGGTTACCTAATGCCATGATGATACCGCCAATTGTAACTGCTTTACGTTGTCCTAAGTATCTATCTGATAGATAACCACCGATTAACGGTGTAAAATAGACGGCTCCTGTAAAGAATCCATATAACATAAGAGCGGTACTTTCATCCATGCCTAATCCACCGCTAACTAAAGATTTAGTCAGGTAAAGAATTAAGATGGCTCTCATACCGTAATAACTAAAGCGTTCCCACATTTCTGTCATGAATAACAGATATAATCCAGGAGGATGCTTTTTTGTATTCTGATCAATAGTTGTTTCCACGTGATGATGCCTCCAGGGTGTGTTTAATTATTTTAGTATAATTATCTTAATTTATAAACAATTAAATAGTCAATGAAATTATAAAAAAAACAATATCGTGAAAAATACTAATATTTATTATATTCAATTAATAATGTTGTACATATTGATAACAAAGGGATTGATATTTTTGTAGTAAAAAACAGCATCCAAATTAACCAAAAATTGCTATATTAAAATAACTAAAATTTCTGATGAAAGTTTAATAGACCGATTTTTCTCCAGCAATAGGAAATTGATAAAGACAAGTATGTAAATTTGGCTCATATTTAATTACAGAATGGATTATACGACAACTATTAACATACCCCATAGTAATAAAGTATTTACGTTCCCACAAAGACTTTTCTAGAGAATTATTTAGCATTTTTATGTACGCTTAAATTGGAAAAAAGATGAGAGTTGAAATTTTTGAAACTAATCTAATCCTTTCTCCGTCTAATCATAAATTTTGAAAGGAGGGGCAGTTTTGAACAACTCCTTAGAGAAAGAATTTGATCAACATCATTTAATGTTACTTAAACTTGCTTATACATATGTAAAAAGCCGTGCAATGGCTGAGGATATTGTACAGGATGTATTCGAGAAAGCGATTGAAAAGGAATCAGCTTTTCGAGGAGATGCATCATATAAAACCTATTTGATTCGTATGACCATTAATCGAAGTTATGACTATTTAAGAAGCTGGAAATATAAGCAACAGTCTATAACAAACACGATTGCACAATTATTTAATTCTGACACCCCTGAGAAGAATGCCATTTTGAATGATGTAAAAGCCCAGCTGGGTATCGCTATATTAAAGTTGAAACCAAAATATAGGGAAATCATCGTTTTGTATTATTACGAAGATTTTACGACCTTTGAAATCGCAAAGTTTTTAAATATACCTGAAGGAACAGTCAAAACAAGGTT
Above is a genomic segment from Lysinibacillus sp. PLM2 containing:
- a CDS encoding MFS transporter, which encodes METTIDQNTKKHPPGLYLLFMTEMWERFSYYGMRAILILYLTKSLVSGGLGMDESTALMLYGFFTGAVYFTPLIGGYLSDRYLGQRKAVTIGGIIMALGNLVLFAHQSFTAVYIGLGLLIIGNGFFKPNISTIVGELYGPKDKRRDAAFTIFYMGINTGAFFAPLIIGAITDKWFAVSANGIIEYGYKYGFLASAIGMVIGQILFNALGNRFLGDIGKKPVGKPQVSSTGVVEKQKLTKVEKNRTAVIFILTAIVIFFWAGFEQAGGALSIYTDKFIDRTVFGWEIPTAWFQSVNPLFIILLAPLVSLLWVKLSNSKRGDLPVPTKMGIGMILLGFGFIVLLFAIMQTGSDDSNITIKANIMFIVFTYLFHTIGELFLSPVGLSFVSKYAPIKFASLLMAVWMASSFVANILAGQLGAVTASMGYFEVFSVIGLAVIVLGLVLIAISKKLVKMLGDDDKEDQNEDELVKAN
- a CDS encoding RNA polymerase subunit sigma, which produces MNNSLEKEFDQHHLMLLKLAYTYVKSRAMAEDIVQDVFEKAIEKESAFRGDASYKTYLIRMTINRSYDYLRSWKYKQQSITNTIAQLFNSDTPEKNAILNDVKAQLGIAILKLKPKYREIIVLYYYEDFTTFEIAKFLNIPEGTVKTRLKRAREQLKHKLDGLKGVDFNA